The genomic window TCCATGGAAACAAgtatgagcagcagcagccatttACTGCTGGCTGTGGTGCCAGGTAACGTTCAGTCACCACccaaacaggaaacaaaacaagtattttattttgaagtagcattttattttccgTTGGCTTTGTATACTGAGTTTTGGCCTGGTTAACACAAACTGTGCACTGCAGGTAGCTCTAGGGACACAAACATTTGCATGATATGCCTTTGCAATGTCACTGGCTTTACAAAGCACAACTTTACGTAATTTTCAAGACACCAGACTAATGAAGTAGTAATTGCACAAGAACATTGCATTATAATggccaaaaccaaaaccaacaacaataCCACATGTGTAAACCTTTCCAGCATTACTCATAAATACAGCATTTACTGTGAAATGTTAGGCCATACCCATGCTACCTAACTTGTGTTACAGGGGAACTCTCTGGGCTTACTGTGCTCGTAAACCAAGGCCAGCTCCCAAATCCCCCAGTGACTTCTATAAAACTGCAACTTGGCCTTTAAGCCATGCACTGGTTCTGCTTCAACCAGCACGATCCAGATGATCTGCAAGCAAATTGTGCCAAAAGAATTTgcccaaaccaaaccacagaTTATCTTCTGGCCTTGTACAATATGCTCTTGATGTTCTCCAACAATTCCACATGGTCTCTGCATGTGATTGCCTGATTTAGTACCAGGGATCAAGTTTTCTGTAGGACAACACAGGTAACTCCTGTTGAATTTAggaagggggagcagggagctcaCTGCTGTTGAAATCAGACATCAAGAGATAGGTTCTTAGACCACTGAGAAATCCACattcaaatttttaaattaaaagtttatgatttaaaaacattaccCTGGAGCTTTAAATTGCTGGATCCTCCATTAGAGCATAGTCCATAAGTCTAAACTTCATTTTTTGGATGGCTGCGACCGCACGCACACTGCACATGATCAGTCACAATGCTGAAAGTCCTTCATCACTTGCTGTTTCATAGCCTCTTCAAGCATCTTCCCTTAAGACTTGCTTGCAAATCAGAGGTTAAATGTGGTCCAGACGAGGTCAGATGATCAATTCATATTGTATTCTTGTAGGAGTTTAAGttgttttcaggcttttttctttaattaatttatattttaaattaattaattgagCCTGTATATATCATATGTACATTTAAATACCCCTTATAAGTTTGCTATCTTACAACATGGTTTCAGGCATCATTTTGCTCAGCGGCACAGCAGTCACAAAGAAGGATGAGCCACCCATTTGATATTATCTGGGAAAGTAAGAAACAGGCTTAATAAGCACTGCCTTGCTCTTAGTCCACCCTCCACAGCTGCCTACGTGACAGCAGCAAAGTGTGCAACGTGTCTCCTTGCAGCGCTCATCGGCCTGTAATAATGGCTTTTGTACACTTTGTAATGTCAGATCCTGACGATTTATGGCTGaattttatacacacacattgGTATTTGGTCTTCCCATCACAGCTGAGTTTCTGGCACAGCTTTAATAAACCATAAAACTACTTATCCTGAAagcaagagaaggagaaggacaagagaagTATGAACTTGTAAACAGGGAAAGCGAAGAGGCCACAATCCCATCTAACCAAGCCTACAAtcctcctcaagaaactgttcAAAGCACAAATGCCATTCACTGGAGGACCTCACTATGCTGTTTACGTTTTGTTTCCACACACAGAAAGTCTCTCAGATATACTTGTTCCATTCACAAAAAAGATAATTTCAggcacttaaaagaaaaagaagcacagaaagttTTCTTCATTACAAAGTGTTTTTCCATTAGGCAATTACTTATAAGAACTTTTGTTAACACTGGAGTTGAGGCTCTGGAATGAAGTGGATATATTGTTTACCAGTTTTGCTAGTCAATCTTCTCTTACAAaacttctcccttccccctccttttcttAGCCAGCTCAGGCCCTTGAATTACTCAGGAGTTTCCTTTATCATTAAGATCTCCTTTCCCACAAATCGTCCCTTGAATAATACCATCTTCAATGTACTGCCCTGTGGTGTCCGTGCTCCTGCCAAGCACAGTGGAGGGAATCCGTGACGAGCGTCTCTCTTGGCTCTTATCATCAGACGAGCAGCAAAGCATCTTTTTCATGGTGCTCCACATCTCATCATCTTTGTACGAATAAATTACAGGATTCATGACGGAGTTCATCAGGGCCAGAAGAAGAAACCACCTTTTCACATTCTGAACCCCACAGTAGGTGCAGTTTAGACCATCAAGCAGTAAGACGACCAGTCCAGGAGTCCAGCAGACAACAAAGGCACCTGGAAACaaaggagacagagaaaaggagaaaaaaaaaattaaaaaaacagacttctggctttgttgatttttaaacatcttaCTAGTTTGTTCATCAAAAAATTACTCAAAAATTAAGAAAGCCAGAGAGGACAAAATACTAGTGACAGTAGCAAAATGGTGTTTGCTACAGCTTCTCTGCCAGGCCCAGAGCACAAAGCCCTCAGAAGCAGGCAGGGAATGAGAATCCAGCTGCTGTCAGCATCACCTCAAACACAAGTCGGGAAAAGTCCTCACAACAATTTGTCCACTCTGGTAAATAAACAGGATCTCTGGAGCACACAGCTAGCACTTTGAACAGAGAAGATGTCCTCTTTTCATGTATCTCATATGCTGGAGGGGAGGATGTCCACCCTTGTGGCATCACTGTGTGGCCATCACTGCCACCGCTTGTAAaggagaacagagaaagaaaaagatgaggcAGTGAAGATAAAACAAGGCTGTGGCAGCCAGGGcaaagaaatgcagcaaagtgcataataaaaagaaaaaacaaaaagatgaggAAGTAGGAAAGTAGTGGTTTGGGGAATAAGACAAAGGACTAGCCCTAGAGCCACAGGGCTCTCATCTCCTTGAGTGTGAGCGAGGCTGGTGGGAGGACAACACTGGGGTGTTCGATCACAGCCCCGGGTTTGGGAGGTTCCCggccccagctgccccccgtGGCACCACCAGCCTCTCAGTCCTCGCCTGGGAGCCCATGGAGAATGCAGCCCAGCGCACGATAATGCTAACTTAGCACAAGCCACAATTGCTGCCTGACgtactgaaatagaaaattacaACTCTGTGCAGCAGTCACATTTCAAACAACGTACTGAGCAAATTCCAATCATTTACAGGAGCATAGCACCCCTTTTTGGGgcttgaaaaataatcaaacacaTAAGGATGGCAGCAGCTACATGCTATAAAGCTCTCCTGGGAGTCTTGGTATCTGTTCAACAGTTTTGGTTGTGCTCCTTTTCTTGAGGCCGCTGATTTTCCCATGTCCAAGCCATGCCCAGCCCGGCGGGAGAGCTTGGTTAGCAGCAGGACAccagctgggcagcaccacGGGCATCCCCTTGGCTGTGTGTGCCTGGCCCGGGTTCAGGGGCACACACACTTACCCCTGCTAAGAAGCTCAGGGGTCATGGTGCCCACCTACCCCAGGCCCTAACAGGATACAAAACAAATCAATGTGACACTGGCTGCTGCGAAACATATCTGGTACAACACCCCACAGACCTTGTTGCAAAATGATGCCTCTTTTACAAAGAGCTTCGTAAGGAGTCCAGAATAAATCCAACTGATGCATTTACTGCATTCCAGGAAGAATTACACAGAATGGAAAGGTGAGAGACCACCTCCttcaggaaatgcattttttacattttcttttgtagcaAGATGTCTGTGATGCTAAGTACCAATTTCATGGTGTTAGTTTTGAGTTAATGGTCAACATCAGTGACATTCCTCCAATACCCACTGGCACCAGGAGTGGCAAGCTGCGACCACAGCACACGCTCTCCCTGGCCAGCCTCCGCGCTATGCTGCACGCTGATTTGGCTCCACCACGCTGAGTAAGCAGTTGTGACACCAGCTCCCTCCtacaggctgcaggagaaaacATCCTACTGATTTATGGCCCTGGAGTTCAAGGGCAAATCCCACCCACTGTAACAAGCGCTGGAACCAGACCACCCAGACATGGCTGTGTCTACATGAGTGCCTCAGCAAGAATTTGGAAAGGATGCTTTTGCCGGCCACCAAAGGTCACTGACAAAGTTGTCAACATACCACCTCCATGCAGAAATTAAACTGGTAACAAACCCTCCTCAGAATACGCACAGAAAGCATTCTGATCACCTgccttttttaatattattagtttttaattCTACCAAAGCATGCAAGGTCCAACCCGGCTTTCATGGAGGTCAGCAGGACAGGAAAGGGACCCCACAACCACATTtaacaaaaaccacaaagaaatcTTTCCTGCAAACAAAACCCTGACCTCACAAGCAGGATTAGTCCACGAACTCTCAGGAGACATTGTGGGAGCCCTATCAAGGTTGCAAAGGCAAAAGTATGGTGGGATAACATCTGCAGGCCTCTCTGGCACCCAGAGGACTGCACACAGAACCCTTTAGTTTCCCCTGCTGGGAGGCTGCACCCACTCCACAGGCAACAATGAGGAGGGGGCAGTGCTGCAGTTCACAGGGCTGTTCAACTCCATCCAAAACACATTTCGCTGTCACCAAGCAATTCACACCCTACTCACAGTGTGGCACTGATGAAAGCAAGCCATGGCTCAGACTTGCGGTCTTTCTAggattttgctatttttaccACAGAACTTTGAGAGGGACCCATGgttaaacataaatataaaccTTTGTCTCAGCCCTTCGGCAATCTTCTTTGCAGACTTTTTATTATCCTGTAGGAGCTCCTCTCTCTGATAAAGTgccatgctttaaaaataatttcatttctggGACTCTACAATTCAGTGAGTGACATGAAGTACAGCCTGGCTGCAACATGAATCAGAAGAACAGCACTGAGACTTCACACCAGATTATGGGACATCAGGAATCAGAGAGCCTCAAGGTCAATTTGAGGATTTACCACTAGTTTCAAACATGGATTTTCTTGTAGATTACATCATCTCTACTTAAAAATTAATGGCTTCCTGCGTACCTGGACATACTACTGATGCTTTGGTGGCACCATGCCTTAAAAATCCACATCAAAGCTGTCTCTCAGTATGCCAACACTATGAACCTACCATGACATCAATACAGCAAGTTAACAAGCACTCTCGTTCTCATCGTGCTTCCTCCAGCAACAGCGCTTCCTGTAATAGCTTTTAGTTGAGACCATACTGGCCATTTACTGCAAAGCATCTCTTCAGATGGTTAAGAATAAGCCACTGAAAGTAACTGCCTTGAGCTGAAAACCCCATGCCCACTTGCTGCATATAGCTATAGGCTGTTGCATAAGTGGATGTAAGAGCAGTTTGTAAGCACCAGTGTGGTCACTTGGGGGTTCCTTTGGTAATCAAGAAGGCCATAAAACATGACAATCCAGTTTCTAATGCTTTTTGCATATTGCACTTGAATGACTAGGCCAGGAATACACATTTCAAGCTGttctatgaaataaattttcattcctataaataaatatttacaaaaagcCTCACAGAGTCAATATCTGTAAAATTGATGAGAAGAAACAAGCCAAGAGACAATTCATCTGACATGGGAGTTTGGGGTACATCTTGTACCCATTGACATATGCACTCATTCGACTTCTATGAAAGCAGACcgttctgattttatttctgactggcaaaagaaaaatacaaaattataacCTCCAAAGCAGCACCCAGACTAAGTTAAATTTGCCTGATCCAGGAAGTATTATCATCAAATGCTTTGCCTGAATTATAGTTTAATCTGGTGGCTAAAAACCCAATCTTTAGATCAGCCCAAAGGCCCCTGTCCccaccaaaagaaagaaatgatttgAAAGGAAGAACATGAAACTTGAAGTtgggtttatttcttttctcaatgCCTAAGGAGGAACAGGAACAGATTCATGCTGCCTCAAGAAACAAGTGTAAGTAACTACATCTGGAGAAGGGCTTTGTTCTGGTCCTTGGACTTTATCCTACAGGTGCTCACTACTCCACTAGGAGATGTTCACTGCCCATACCGCCTGAAAATTCACCAGCTAGTGCTTTCTTCCAGCGATCAACCATCCACTCTGTGCGCCTCTATTTAATAAGCAGCTACATCACAACTAACTGAAGTGATCTGAGCTGCTCAGATAACCAAAGTTTCCTTAGGGTGAAATCTAGGTCACATCTCATTTTCTGATCTAAAGATCTAAGGCTGTACCATATCACCATCTGAAAGTACTTTGCAGTATGCAATCTTTACAAAACAGAGGCAAATTCTCCTCCTACAAAGCAAAACGATACAGATCCACAGGAAAACGTTACAGATCCACCAGGCatccttcttttccccagtgAAGGTAAATGTTCAGTAAATTCAGGAAACAGACAAGAGGAAGAAGTACAGACAAAGCTACTCACATACAGCCACAGGATTCAGGGCCTTGTGCACATAttaaagaacattattttgaaagagtttTACTAGGTAGCAGTGAACCTTCATAAGTCTTCTACAGCCATTCTGTAACCTCCCAGTCCCCTGCAACAAACGAGGGACAGCTCGCATTTTTAACAAGCTGTGTGAGCATTTACCAGAGACACATCTCTTCCACATGCTGCCAACTGGCcctctgctttgcatttctgtttcgTACAACATTGATTTCACTGTTTAAGCTAGACAGAAGGTTAAGTGACTTCACCACTTACAAGTTTagggagttttattttttaataaacactgATTGGCATTGCCAGCCTTGCTCCATATGGTTGGTAGCCTCTTACCTAAGAGAGTCATGACGGTCTTCATAAGCTTCACAGGGGTTCTCCTGCGGCTAATGGATCCACTAGTGTGCGATGATAAAACATTAGTTTTCCGCTGGACATACATGTAGATTCTTATGTAAACCACCAccataatgaagaaaacaacGAGGTTTAGGACACTCCAGAACACCAAGTAACTTCTGCTGTAAATAGGTGCCAGGGAAGAGCAGGCAGTAATGTCACAGAGGCAGTTCCAACCCAGGGAAGGAACAGCGCCCATAAAAATAGCAATGGCCCAAATAGATATAATTAAAAAGGTGACTCTCTTCTTTGTGAGATTACTGTGGATCTTCATCCGCATGATTGACATGTGCCGCTCAACAGCTATGACGAGGAGATTCACCAGGGAAGCTGTAAGGCTGGTATCCAGAAGACCCTGGCGCAGAAACCAGCGATTTACAGTTAATGTCTTAGACACTGGGCCAGTGTTGAACATCAAGAAGACATAAGCAATTCCAGCAAAAAAGTCTGCAGCTGCCAAATTGGCCAGCagataataaaatggaaaatgaaacctCTTGTTCTTGACCACAGCTGCTATGACCAATgagtttgaaatgaaaatgaagaggcagaaaaatgtcccaaaacacagaacaacaaTAAGCGTTGGCCCTGTCCACTCATCTGCTGTGTCAGTATTTGTCCTGTTATAAAAAAAGTCCATGCGCTTATCATAGTAGCATTCGTTCATCCTGGATTACAACCCCTGCATCCTAGGAAGggtgaaaggggaaaagagaaagaattaaaGTTAACTATTGGTCCTTGCTCAGATTACCATACTTAACATGTTggggtaattttttttcccttgggggtgaggaggggggtGGTGGAGGGGGGCATGAATTTGGAAACTTTTTGGAAGTAAAAATTCACATTGTACAATTTATTAGTGCAGAAGGAGATATTCTGTCCTCCAAAGGACTGCAATTAATGATGCTTCCATGAATGAGGATTTTTTGCAAGTCTTACCCGCTTACAAACAGCCAGCAGTCCATTTGCACGAGCAGTCATATTGTGCAGGCAACAATGTGGAAGTTATGAGGTTAAAAGTGGAGGTCACAAAGAAAGCCTGAGCTACAGCCAGGCCTTTCTTACTGTGAAATCCCATGTTTGAGCCACAGCCCCatcattatttccatttctcagTGCATCCAGTCAGGACAGCGGAGCATAAATCATAACTCTTCCATTTTACTGACTAAGCAATGAAAAGCTtattactggggaaaaaaaaaagcttttttaaaaattatattttaatgaatgcaATAACGTATGTATATAAAATGCTAAGGATATATATATTCTGAACACATGCCTATTATTTACTGCTACAGGATTCAAATAAATGTGCTGAAGagtgaaaaaaacactgtgcatATTTGTCTTCGCTGAAGCCACAGATTGTTTTATTGGGCTTTCAACCCAGAGCGCTAtgagcagcacacacacaccaatTATCTTCAAAACCAAAACGCAGCTCCATACCCAACCACAGGATAAAGAATGGcccaggaagagcagcagcacagggttGTTTTCTGAcatctgctcagcactgctgtggaCATGGGGCTATTAGACATGACAGAGGGGCAGCTCTGGTGACCAGAAGACAGCACACTGCAGCTTCTCCACAAGGAGAACGTCAGCAATCTctgacagcagctgctcagggagAGCAGGCCCTGTGCAGGGTCTCACAGCCCAGTAGCAGGCGTGTGTTTGATCACCACGACCCCTCACATTCACTGCCAGGACCTAAGTGTTTTAACCATGACTTTGCAAACAAATACTGTATAATTTTTGCCAAACCCAGGATCCCAACCATGGCGCAAGGCCCTAGGCATGGCAGACACCACACAGAGCATCAAATCCATGCCTGCCTGAGGACAGGAGGTGGCTGGGGATGCAGTACTGTTGGAGGAACAAGGCTGCCAGCTTTGGCAACTTTCTCACAGTCTCAGGGCGCTGTGAGTGccagagcagcaggctgagcGGGGCTGAAAGGATGGAAAGAACAGATGCAATGGGCACAGGCAGAAAATGGGCACATGCAAGAAAAGCCATACGCTTCTCACCTCTACAGCTAAGACTGATCGCAGATAAAGATCAGGTACACTTAGGTAACCACAGGCTAATAATGGACTAGCAGTGGTATCTCATCTCTCTGGAGAGTGAGAAGCAAATTAAGCAACCCCCAGCAGGCTGGCTAAAAATCCACATTTATGTTAAAGATTCTTTCTGAGCTTCAAGATAAAAGGTTTGTCTTCTGTGATTTACGTTATGCTACCGTTGTTATTTCCCTCACACAGTATTCATATCATCTAACTTCAGATCAACTCATACTATTCTGTGATTAGTATTTGCAGCTAAGTGAAAATTTGTTGcatacttcatttttctgaacTGGCTTTTTAGCCTTTCCTGGTTTCCACCCTACATCTAGTAATCAGCATGAAGGGGCAGGCTACTTGATgttgatgtctttttttttttttttttttttttaccctcaaGAACCTAGGCAACTGCTTCTTTTATACAAGAATCTCTTATTTAAAGCATCAAATTCAAGTATATAGCCAGAAGTAAGAACAGCTGTTTAAGGATAAGAAGTGGAAGGAAACAAGTAAATCATCCCTTGTACTGAAGTATTACAGAACATCCCTttgtctaaaaataaagaagcctCAGGAACTCAGAACCACCATCAGGAGTCAACTAGAGATTGGTACCTACCTCTCCCAGCTCAAAGCAGCACAGTAAAGTTGGGCAATCAGTAAATTCCCCATTTTCACTTAAAGTATTCAGAAGAACACGATGCAATTAAATCTGTAAGCAACCAGAAGTCCCTAAGCAGCTGTGGAAGACAGCTACTCAAGCTGGGAACCCTGCCCAGCCCAGACAGCTCTGGTCTTACCCACCGAGGCAGTAAAGGACTTGCTGAGCTTGGCAGGAAGCTTTTAAAGAACAACCCAAGTGCCTGCATATAGAAGTAGCATTTTGGGCAAGAgtagcaggagaaaaagaaaaaaaatctgtgaaaattaCAGGGAAGGTTTTCTGAACATGTATCTTACTGTGTAATCATCTCAAGAGATGAATCTCTTGCTTGCAGTGACAAGAGAGCAAAGACATCTGCAGACACATTATTACACTTTATTTGGGCAACAAGCTTAAAGAAATCAATATTATCAACTGTGAACTTATTCTGAATACTTCAGTTTACTGAAATGCCATACTCATTTGAAATAGTACCcccaaaaagaataaaaatcacctATCAGTAATTCTCCTCCAAAATAATCACAGTACACTGTCACTCAGCAGAGCTCAAACGGCAAATGACTTTGAAAGTGATGTCTTGTGATGCTGAGATAAGGCAGGAAGGGAGTAGGAAAGCATTTGGCTAAGGTCTGAAGGTCACAGGGTCGACTCTGGAGATGTCCGGACAGAGGCTGCATCCAAGCAGTAGCTGAACTGGAGCTAGCTTGCATCCCAGTACTGCAGAGCACAGGACTGTCTGTACCGGCCTACATAAAGCGAGCACTACTCCTCACTCCAGGGCTCATCCAGAGCATGACTATCTCACACCTTCATTTTACGTCTGTATCCTTACAGCAGAACTGGCACAGCCTCAGGGCAGCTGTATCCTCAATAGCCCTGCACCAATCCACACCAGGCACAACGAGTGTGCAAGAGGAGATCCCGTATTTCCCAGCGTGGCATAGATCAACACATTGCAAGACTTTACTCTCCAGGTCTTCACTTCCACAGTCAAATTGAAGACCTTTTTCCTTACAGCAGGTTtaaaattgagaagaaaaacaaagctcagATTTGTTTATtaagttttttaaacaaatatttgaaaaaatcagGCATAATATAGTTTGCCAAAGTTATAAAATTAATAGAAACTGAAGTAGTAGAAAAACAGCTagaccttttatttttgaagtggcTCTCACCAGCTTGATACTTCTTGCTTTTATGGGAGAGGACAAACTACCTCCACTCACCACCTCTGTGCCACTCGTGGCTTTATAGAGCTCCATATAGATCTCCAAAAACTCAGTGACAGTAACCATCTATCCTATATTCCACAGGTGGGTTACACTCTTTGCTTGTTCCAAGTCAGTCGCAAGTGAAGACATCAAAACTTCGCCAATGCCAGTGCCTTTTTGCCCTTGTCATAAAggttcttttccttctgtcagtCTATTTAATTAGTTCAGTTCAGCTAATTGTGACTACAAATACCAGGAGCTGACGAACTATTTCTTCCTATTCTTACTCAGAGTGCTAGAGGTAGTGAGGGAGAGAAGTCGTCTGCTTCAAAAAATCTCAAAGGATTTGGTTCAGTTAAACAGcttgcaaatgaaaaagcatACATGCTTCTCATTCCAATGCACCTTCAGCTCTCTTGTCTTCAAGACAGCTTGCATATTTGaattgattttactttttttttttttttttttttttttttttttttaaatgtgaacaCAACTTTTATCATAtgaaaaaatggtttgggtgggaagggacccttaaggactgcttagttccaacccccctgccagaGACAGGGACACCCTGAGCCAGAAAATATCCTTCACTGTTCCCAAGAATTTGCCTGAGTCTCTACTACTATAGCATGCTAGCTACTTAAACAAAGGGTTACTAAAATAAACTATCACGTGGAAGCTTCAGACAAAAGCTTCAGCTGGTTGCCAATCAACACACTGTAAGAGTCATTATCCAATTAGAAAAGGGTTTGCATCAAGAAAGTTACAAAAATCATgcatatttacagaaaaattagTACCGTTATTTAAATCAATGATTTTGCCGATTCAAACTGTGATTAAAATCACCTTTTAAATCACTTTGACTCAAAACTAGCTCGGCCTGTAGGTCACTCCCAAGGAGATTCTCATCATTAATGCACCCTGTTCTGAAGGGAAAACTCAGATAGCATTTCAGTGAGAGATTTTAATGAGAGGGTCATTATAACATTTAGCCTGCAAGCCACAGCGTGATTCACAGCACACACCACTGCCTCACTGCCTTTCCTGTCCATTAAAAGCCAAGCTGTTTCAACGTGTTTGCCACAACCTTATTGCAAAGCTGGCATTGGTTTGGGGGATTCAGAGTGGCTGCTGGCCGGATGCTGCAGGATGCACCAGGGTGGGAGCATGTGAGCTGTGGGGAGAGGACAGGAGCTGAACTTCAGCTTCAGGCCAGGACTGGGTGGGCAGCGAGGGCCATGCACCAGGCAGGGCAGCCTGGCCCCAACcctggccccagcagcaggcagaccTCTGCCAGGCACCTCGGGCCTGTCACGCAGCACCTCTGCAGGGTGCAGGGGTTGTATGGCCGACTTGTCACAAGCACCTCTGGCAGAACAAGGAGGCAAGCTGCTTGAAATCCCCCactctgggtcctgcacctggtcTGTTACTGCAGAGAAACACTCTACTGTAGATCCAGCTGAGGACACGTTAAAACACAAGTCCCACTGGCAGCAggtggctgtgcagcagcactaGTCCAGGAGGGCCCGGACACTCACAGATGACCCCATTAGCTGTACTCCTGCCTGCCCCATGGGCCCATGAGGGCAcctccagccccctcctctGTTCTGGACAGCCAGTGTCCCTGCCCTCTTGCTTTCCGAGCCACTGAAGCTCCTTCTCACCTGGATCCACAGAGGCAGCGATGGCAGCAGAAGGGGGCCAGCATTTGGCAGCCAGGCTACGCATACCAGTAGTGCCAGTTTACCAGTCCAGAAAGGGAATCGGTTCCTTGTTCCCCTCCACACCCTGAACACATGCATGGCCATGGAGGAAAACAACACAGCCAAATGATTGCACAGTAACCCAAGAAACCCATTCAGGTTGCCTCAgcttaaagagaaagaaataccaATGCTGAAAAGGGTGTGTATCAGAGCCGAAGCCAAAAATGTTAATATGTAACTGTAAGAAGGAATTTGGTGAGGTAAGC from Aythya fuligula isolate bAytFul2 chromosome 8, bAytFul2.pri, whole genome shotgun sequence includes these protein-coding regions:
- the LPAR3 gene encoding lysophosphatidic acid receptor 3 — translated: MNECYYDKRMDFFYNRTNTDTADEWTGPTLIVVLCFGTFFCLFIFISNSLVIAAVVKNKRFHFPFYYLLANLAAADFFAGIAYVFLMFNTGPVSKTLTVNRWFLRQGLLDTSLTASLVNLLVIAVERHMSIMRMKIHSNLTKKRVTFLIISIWAIAIFMGAVPSLGWNCLCDITACSSLAPIYSRSYLVFWSVLNLVVFFIMVVVYIRIYMYVQRKTNVLSSHTSGSISRRRTPVKLMKTVMTLLGAFVVCWTPGLVVLLLDGLNCTYCGVQNVKRWFLLLALMNSVMNPVIYSYKDDEMWSTMKKMLCCSSDDKSQERRSSRIPSTVLGRSTDTTGQYIEDGIIQGTICGKGDLNDKGNS